A stretch of the Clostridiales bacterium genome encodes the following:
- a CDS encoding glycosyltransferase, with amino-acid sequence MGAFARIREYLKGHGAGYTLHRLWQVFRQRYLGTYDRRREKEAATDAELAEQRAHQPEAGTISIVVPVYNTDPDMLEELIGSLTVQTYADIDVVLYNAGTREETRRVLDKVQDPRFRVIRGTENLGISGNTNAAVREARGGYIALCDHDDVMAPDAIWRAAEAIAKEHPDVVYTDEDRVMENNRHHMDPHYKPDWNPETLTGDNYICHLAVIRKALYDEVGGLRSGFDGSQDHDLFLRLSEKTDKFCHIPKVLYTWREVQSSRSHVDLDTCLQAGCRAVEEHEARMGRTVSALPVNKAIRLWYDVNPEATVEALIFGPSEDACRQCLAALEDDSSWRSLSAALVVTDETNRISSLNEAAAGSQADFLLVIDSSVYGFSRHFIRELMMYAQMDNIAGCAPVLTDRHGRITHGGFAVGVNGGAACIHEGLKAGAGGMYDVMNKAHNVAAVSPVCMMVRRDAWVDLDPVYRTGLVGAHLGLRQRRAGRRFVVTPHATAIREKCPMLLSGRSRDREDLLRFHTKWGNNPHDPCYSSLLNRKKADYSF; translated from the coding sequence ATGGGCGCGTTCGCGCGGATCCGGGAGTATCTGAAAGGCCACGGTGCAGGCTATACCCTGCACCGCCTCTGGCAGGTTTTCCGCCAGCGGTACCTGGGCACCTACGACCGGCGGCGGGAAAAGGAAGCCGCCACGGACGCAGAGCTTGCGGAACAGCGGGCGCACCAGCCGGAGGCCGGCACCATCAGCATCGTCGTGCCGGTATACAACACCGACCCGGACATGCTGGAGGAACTGATCGGAAGCCTGACCGTGCAGACCTACGCGGATATCGACGTGGTGCTGTATAACGCCGGCACCCGCGAGGAAACGCGCCGGGTACTCGACAAGGTCCAGGATCCCCGCTTCCGGGTGATCCGGGGAACGGAAAACCTGGGCATCAGCGGCAACACCAACGCCGCCGTGCGGGAAGCCCGCGGCGGATACATCGCCCTGTGCGACCACGACGATGTGATGGCGCCGGACGCCATCTGGCGCGCGGCGGAAGCGATTGCGAAGGAACACCCGGACGTGGTCTACACCGACGAGGACCGGGTGATGGAAAACAACCGGCACCATATGGACCCGCATTACAAGCCGGACTGGAATCCGGAAACGCTGACCGGCGACAACTATATCTGCCACCTGGCAGTGATCCGCAAAGCGCTGTATGACGAGGTGGGCGGACTGCGGAGCGGATTTGACGGCAGCCAGGACCACGACCTGTTCCTGCGCCTGAGCGAAAAGACCGACAAGTTCTGCCATATCCCGAAGGTGCTGTACACCTGGCGGGAGGTGCAGTCCTCCCGAAGCCACGTGGACCTGGACACCTGCCTGCAGGCCGGATGCCGCGCGGTAGAGGAGCATGAAGCCCGGATGGGACGGACGGTTTCCGCCCTGCCGGTGAACAAGGCGATCCGCCTGTGGTACGACGTGAACCCGGAAGCGACGGTGGAAGCCCTGATCTTCGGGCCCAGCGAGGATGCCTGCCGGCAGTGCCTGGCAGCGCTGGAGGACGACAGCTCCTGGCGGAGCCTCTCCGCCGCGCTGGTTGTGACGGATGAAACGAACCGCATCTCCTCGCTGAACGAGGCAGCGGCCGGAAGCCAGGCCGACTTCCTGCTGGTGATCGATTCCAGCGTATACGGCTTCAGCCGGCATTTCATCCGCGAGCTGATGATGTACGCGCAGATGGACAATATCGCCGGATGCGCGCCGGTGCTGACGGACAGGCACGGGCGGATTACCCACGGCGGCTTCGCGGTGGGCGTGAACGGCGGCGCCGCGTGTATCCACGAAGGGCTGAAGGCCGGCGCTGGCGGGATGTACGATGTGATGAACAAAGCCCACAACGTGGCCGCGGTAAGCCCCGTGTGCATGATGGTGCGCCGGGACGCCTGGGTGGACCTGGACCCGGTATACCGGACCGGGCTGGTGGGGGCGCACCTGGGCCTGCGGCAGCGCCGCGCCGGGCGGCGGTTTGTGGTCACTCCCCACGCGACCGCCATCCGCGAGAAGTGCCCGATGCTGCTGAGCGGGCGCTCCCGGGACCGGGAAGACCTGCTCCGCTTCCACACCAAGTGGGGAAACAACCCCCACGATCCGTGCTACAGCAGCCTGCTGAACCGGAAAAAGGCAGATTATTCCTTCTGA
- a CDS encoding helix-turn-helix transcriptional regulator: MKSYLLSNIPENMEALAVEGYHKPGSLTLASGAWIHAAGSFSLGKGTYTVNDHEQWVWLVVEKGSILLRWDQHDLALDAGSTCFLPGGPKPCTITTEEQVRCLWIALEGPLSPMVVRKMGALLHMPLKQGALPSQIYLAEQIVQVIVRHSGTADATYQLQHLMYGMIASHWGQPVAMDAMLSHEIAKVVDTLRSNQYKDNFSLADMAAISRMPMETFRKRFVAEVGMPPLSYVLHCKMERAKELLRDQNCSVRQAGVEVGMQDPYHFSKQFKHIVGISPSAFMKQASVPAATIRGVAPRKSKTKNG; encoded by the coding sequence ATGAAATCATACCTGCTTTCCAATATACCGGAAAACATGGAGGCCCTTGCGGTGGAGGGTTACCACAAGCCCGGCAGCTTAACGCTGGCCAGCGGCGCGTGGATTCACGCGGCCGGTTCCTTCTCCCTCGGGAAGGGCACCTACACCGTCAACGACCATGAGCAGTGGGTCTGGCTCGTGGTGGAAAAGGGCAGCATCCTGCTCCGGTGGGACCAGCATGACCTGGCGCTGGACGCCGGGTCCACCTGCTTCCTCCCGGGCGGGCCGAAGCCCTGCACCATTACGACGGAAGAACAGGTGCGCTGCCTGTGGATCGCGCTGGAAGGCCCGCTCAGCCCCATGGTGGTCCGGAAGATGGGCGCGCTGCTTCATATGCCCCTCAAGCAGGGAGCCCTGCCCAGCCAGATCTACCTGGCCGAGCAGATCGTGCAGGTCATCGTCCGCCATTCCGGCACCGCCGATGCCACCTACCAGCTGCAGCACCTGATGTACGGCATGATCGCGTCCCACTGGGGCCAGCCCGTCGCGATGGACGCGATGCTCTCCCACGAAATCGCCAAGGTGGTGGACACCCTCCGGTCCAACCAGTACAAGGATAATTTCTCGCTGGCCGACATGGCCGCGATTTCCCGCATGCCGATGGAAACCTTCCGCAAGCGCTTTGTGGCGGAGGTCGGTATGCCCCCGCTGTCCTACGTGCTCCACTGCAAGATGGAGCGGGCGAAGGAGCTTCTGCGGGACCAGAACTGCTCCGTGCGCCAGGCCGGCGTTGAGGTCGGGATGCAGGATCCCTACCATTTCTCCAAGCAGTTCAAGCATATCGTGGGCATCAGCCCGAGCGCCTTCATGAAGCAGGCGTCCGTGCCCGCCGCGACCATCCGCGGCGTTGCGCCCAGGAAGTCCAAAACGAAGAACGGATAA
- a CDS encoding SH3 domain-containing protein, whose amino-acid sequence MAPSRCRVICFVLVLSILISLVPMGVLAASATEEKLGKTTIEKVNVRVDDSESAKLLFQIPQAGYVGTIKGESTNEKIHWYKVEFQSPEKDNDHYYIGYVNGNYFTPLTDQEASVYKASMTVATPTPIPPVGSTATATPVPQSIYASSDAPAGTTGTITSSGTNLRKGPGKSFDAITQLNRGEVVTVITIPAVESEQTFYRVRYGSTEGFIMSTYLKLNGDGNITPSPVTTPTPIPVPDSNVVGYVTTTKGGVKLRQTPAGTTITTVSRNRTFPYLVQPVTKNGYTWYFVQADNYRGYLRGDCVKVVNAPAPTATPTGGAVITATPAPTATPTAAPVTTLGYIETIKGGVNLRKDAGGTIFASVAKGKTYPYMQTVIKNKYTWYYAQTEFGNGWLRSDCVKVVNAPAPTATPAGMTPTPAPTATPEGMTPTPVPTITPVPTATPVPTATPTPAATALGYVQTTKGKVNLRKAAGGSIIGNIEKKGTTYPYVAAPVIKSGYTWYYVQTEQGFGYLRSDCVKIVNSNTATPAPTATAVPTATPEGMTPTPVPGIVTPSPTPAATGILGYIETTKAKVNLRKDAGGTIIGVIQKKGTQYPYLLQPVLKGSYTWYFVQTEQGYGYLRSDCVKVVKGPDPTATPTGGVVTATPVPTATPSPTPSSGIKGYVKTTATGVNLRKKAGYTDVIAQLKIGTVVPYYDTVVVDKITWYHVYDSKNGFGYLHGKYVTLTDDKGNTATATPAPTGSNTATPAPTVTPGGSSQTEASYSTLRLGSSGNAVKNLVTELKNQGYFKGDIVAKYNSSVESAVKAFQRAKGLTVDGIAGPATQHALYGTVPIGSADTNNLSMTLYPAEKIDWVTGGIDELWKRGSNYKIYDVKTGIVWWAHRWAGGNHADIEPLTAADTARLCKIYGTSTAKEIADRDLYERRPCLVTIGTRTFACSLYGVPHNYPKGDTIPDNKYDGQACLHFTNSRTSDTNRIDSGHQAAIEYAWEHAPNGHK is encoded by the coding sequence ATGGCACCTTCACGCTGCCGGGTGATCTGCTTCGTACTGGTACTGTCGATCCTGATTTCCCTTGTTCCCATGGGAGTCCTGGCCGCTTCCGCGACGGAAGAAAAGCTGGGCAAGACTACCATTGAAAAGGTGAACGTCCGGGTAGACGACAGTGAATCCGCCAAGCTGCTGTTCCAGATTCCGCAGGCCGGATATGTCGGAACCATCAAGGGGGAATCCACCAACGAGAAAATCCACTGGTACAAGGTGGAATTCCAGAGCCCCGAGAAGGATAATGACCATTATTATATCGGGTATGTGAACGGAAATTACTTCACCCCCCTGACGGACCAGGAGGCGTCTGTCTACAAGGCCTCCATGACCGTCGCGACCCCGACGCCCATCCCGCCTGTCGGCTCCACCGCCACGGCGACGCCGGTGCCGCAGTCCATCTATGCCAGCTCGGACGCGCCGGCCGGTACCACCGGTACGATTACGTCCAGCGGCACCAACCTGCGGAAGGGCCCGGGCAAGAGCTTTGACGCCATCACACAGCTGAACCGCGGGGAAGTGGTGACGGTGATCACCATTCCGGCCGTTGAGAGCGAACAGACCTTCTACCGGGTACGCTACGGCAGCACGGAAGGCTTCATTATGTCCACCTACCTGAAGCTGAACGGTGACGGCAACATCACGCCGTCTCCTGTGACCACGCCCACGCCCATCCCCGTACCGGATTCCAACGTCGTCGGATACGTGACGACAACCAAGGGCGGCGTGAAACTGCGGCAGACCCCGGCCGGCACCACGATCACCACCGTGTCCCGCAACCGTACTTTCCCGTACCTGGTCCAGCCGGTGACCAAGAACGGCTATACCTGGTACTTTGTCCAGGCGGATAACTACCGCGGCTACCTGCGCGGCGACTGCGTGAAGGTCGTCAATGCGCCGGCCCCGACCGCCACCCCCACCGGCGGCGCGGTCATCACCGCGACGCCTGCACCCACGGCGACCCCGACCGCCGCGCCTGTGACCACCCTCGGCTACATCGAGACGATCAAGGGCGGCGTGAACCTGCGCAAGGACGCCGGCGGCACCATCTTCGCCTCTGTCGCGAAGGGCAAGACCTATCCCTACATGCAGACGGTGATCAAAAACAAGTACACCTGGTACTATGCCCAGACAGAATTCGGCAACGGCTGGCTGCGGAGCGACTGCGTGAAGGTCGTGAACGCCCCGGCCCCGACCGCCACTCCCGCGGGCATGACCCCGACTCCGGCGCCCACTGCGACGCCCGAAGGTATGACCCCCACACCCGTTCCGACGATTACGCCGGTTCCCACCGCGACTCCCGTTCCCACAGCCACCCCGACCCCCGCGGCCACCGCACTGGGCTATGTGCAGACCACGAAGGGCAAGGTGAACCTGCGGAAAGCGGCCGGCGGTTCCATCATCGGCAATATTGAGAAGAAGGGAACCACGTATCCCTACGTGGCCGCTCCCGTGATCAAGAGCGGTTATACCTGGTACTACGTGCAGACGGAGCAGGGCTTCGGCTACCTGCGCAGCGACTGCGTCAAGATAGTGAACAGCAATACCGCGACTCCCGCACCGACCGCTACCGCGGTTCCAACCGCAACACCGGAAGGCATGACCCCGACGCCGGTCCCGGGAATCGTCACTCCCTCCCCGACGCCCGCGGCAACAGGAATCCTGGGATATATTGAAACCACCAAAGCCAAGGTAAACCTGCGCAAGGACGCCGGCGGCACCATCATCGGCGTGATCCAGAAAAAGGGAACCCAGTATCCCTACCTGCTGCAGCCTGTGCTGAAGGGCAGCTATACCTGGTACTTTGTGCAGACCGAACAGGGCTACGGCTACCTGCGCAGCGACTGCGTGAAGGTCGTCAAGGGTCCCGACCCGACCGCGACACCGACCGGCGGCGTGGTCACCGCGACCCCTGTTCCGACCGCAACCCCGAGCCCCACGCCCTCCAGCGGCATCAAGGGCTATGTGAAGACCACAGCCACCGGTGTAAACCTGCGGAAAAAGGCCGGATATACCGACGTGATTGCCCAGCTGAAAATCGGTACCGTGGTGCCGTACTATGACACCGTTGTGGTCGACAAGATCACCTGGTACCATGTGTACGACAGTAAGAACGGCTTCGGCTACCTGCACGGCAAGTACGTCACCCTGACGGATGACAAGGGCAACACCGCCACTGCCACCCCGGCCCCGACCGGCTCCAACACCGCCACCCCGGCACCGACCGTTACCCCCGGCGGCAGCAGCCAGACCGAAGCTTCCTACAGCACCCTGCGGCTGGGCTCTTCCGGCAATGCGGTGAAGAACCTCGTGACCGAGCTGAAGAACCAGGGTTACTTCAAGGGCGACATTGTAGCGAAGTACAACTCCTCCGTGGAAAGCGCCGTGAAGGCATTCCAGCGGGCAAAGGGACTGACGGTTGACGGTATTGCCGGCCCGGCGACCCAGCACGCGCTGTACGGCACCGTGCCGATCGGCTCCGCCGACACCAATAACCTCTCCATGACGCTGTACCCGGCGGAAAAGATCGACTGGGTCACTGGCGGCATCGACGAGCTGTGGAAGCGCGGAAGCAACTACAAGATCTACGACGTGAAGACCGGTATCGTCTGGTGGGCACACCGCTGGGCCGGCGGAAACCACGCCGACATCGAACCGCTGACCGCGGCGGACACTGCACGGCTGTGCAAGATCTACGGCACTTCCACCGCGAAGGAAATCGCGGACCGCGACCTCTATGAACGGCGGCCCTGCCTGGTAACCATCGGTACCCGGACGTTCGCCTGCTCGCTGTACGGCGTGCCGCATAACTACCCGAAGGGCGACACCATCCCGGACAACAAATACGACGGCCAGGCCTGCCTGCACTTTACCAACAGCCGTACAAGTGATACCAACCGGATCGACAGCGGCCACCAGGCAGCCATCGAATACGCATGGGAGCACGCACCGAACGGCCACAAGTAA
- the leuS gene encoding leucine--tRNA ligase, which yields MERVYDPKTIEPKWQKYWEDHKTFRTDVHDFSKPKFYALDMFPYPSGVGLHAGHPEGYTATDIVSRMKRMQGYNVLHPMGYDSFGLPAEQYAITTGNHPEGFTKENIATFSKQLRELGFDYDWDKMIATSDPDFYRWTQWIFKQLYLDGYAQYIDMPVNWCEELGTVLSNDEVIDGKSERGGYPVVRKNMKQWVINQPAFAEKLLEGLEEIDWPESTKDMQRHWIGKSEGVEVKFQIVGGGEFSIFTTCIETIYGITFMVLAPDGQLVQDLMPRIRNKAEVQAYIEETRKKNDMDRTELNKGKTGCRLEGVKCINPANGREAELFIGDFVLASYGTGAVMAVPSHDQRDFEYAVAHNIPMIQVIDGADVSEHAFEKHEYLGKGCKLINSEEFTGLTVEEAKEAITAKLEKMGVAKRTVNYHFREWIFARQRYWGEPVPMVHTEDGKIYPLPDDELPLILPELEDYKGKNGKAPLENATEWKQYDRNGVKGVRETSTMPGSAGSSWYYMRYIDPHNEETFADYELLKHWLPVDLYIGGPEHAVGHLMYSRIWNRFLYDKGLSPVKEPFRKLVHQGMILGENGIKMGKRFPKYVVNPSDIVNQYGADTLRLYEMFMGPLEVSKPWSPQGVEGARKFLNRVWTFFMNEDNITTENDGTLDRVYHQTVKKVTSDFESLGFNTAISQMMIFVNACYKAGKCPKAYAEGFVKMISPICPHIGEEMWSLLGYEDTIAYEPWPEYSEDMIREDTIQIPVQVNGKVRATVEIGVDEEQASVLEKAHAMKNVQATIAGKTIVKEIYVKGRIVNIVVK from the coding sequence ATGGAACGCGTATACGACCCGAAAACCATCGAACCGAAATGGCAGAAGTACTGGGAGGACCACAAGACCTTCCGGACAGACGTGCATGACTTCTCCAAGCCCAAGTTCTACGCGCTGGACATGTTCCCCTATCCGAGCGGCGTCGGCCTGCACGCGGGGCACCCGGAAGGGTACACCGCCACGGACATCGTGAGCCGGATGAAGCGGATGCAGGGATACAACGTGCTCCATCCCATGGGGTACGACTCCTTCGGCCTGCCGGCGGAGCAGTATGCCATCACCACCGGCAACCATCCGGAAGGCTTCACCAAGGAAAATATCGCCACCTTCAGCAAGCAGCTGCGGGAGCTGGGCTTTGACTACGACTGGGACAAGATGATCGCGACGAGCGACCCGGATTTCTACCGCTGGACCCAGTGGATTTTCAAGCAGCTGTATCTGGACGGATACGCCCAGTATATCGATATGCCCGTGAACTGGTGCGAAGAGCTCGGCACCGTGCTGAGCAACGACGAGGTCATTGACGGCAAGAGCGAACGCGGCGGCTATCCCGTGGTGCGCAAGAACATGAAGCAGTGGGTAATCAACCAGCCCGCCTTCGCCGAGAAGCTGCTGGAAGGCCTGGAGGAGATCGACTGGCCGGAAAGCACCAAGGACATGCAGCGCCACTGGATCGGCAAGAGCGAGGGCGTTGAGGTGAAGTTCCAGATCGTCGGCGGCGGCGAGTTCAGCATCTTCACCACCTGTATCGAGACCATCTACGGCATCACCTTCATGGTGCTCGCGCCGGACGGCCAGCTCGTGCAGGACCTGATGCCCCGGATCCGGAACAAGGCCGAGGTACAGGCATATATCGAAGAAACCCGGAAAAAGAACGATATGGACCGGACGGAGCTGAACAAGGGCAAGACCGGCTGCCGCCTGGAGGGCGTGAAGTGCATCAACCCCGCCAACGGCCGCGAAGCGGAGCTGTTCATCGGCGACTTCGTGCTGGCCAGCTACGGCACCGGCGCGGTGATGGCCGTTCCGAGCCATGACCAGCGCGACTTCGAGTACGCCGTGGCCCACAACATCCCGATGATCCAGGTGATCGACGGGGCGGACGTAAGCGAACACGCCTTCGAGAAGCATGAATACCTCGGCAAGGGCTGCAAACTCATCAACAGCGAGGAGTTCACCGGCCTGACCGTGGAGGAAGCCAAGGAAGCGATCACCGCGAAGCTGGAGAAGATGGGCGTTGCCAAGCGCACCGTCAACTACCACTTCCGCGAGTGGATCTTCGCCCGCCAGCGGTATTGGGGCGAACCCGTGCCCATGGTGCACACCGAAGACGGAAAGATTTACCCCCTGCCGGACGATGAGCTGCCGCTGATCCTGCCGGAGCTGGAGGATTATAAAGGAAAGAACGGGAAAGCCCCGCTCGAGAACGCCACGGAGTGGAAGCAGTACGACCGGAACGGCGTGAAGGGCGTGCGGGAAACCAGCACGATGCCCGGCTCCGCCGGATCCAGCTGGTACTACATGCGCTATATCGACCCGCACAACGAAGAGACGTTTGCGGATTATGAGCTGCTGAAGCACTGGCTGCCGGTGGACCTGTACATCGGCGGACCGGAGCACGCGGTGGGCCACCTGATGTACAGCCGGATCTGGAACCGCTTCCTGTACGACAAGGGCCTGAGCCCCGTGAAGGAGCCTTTCAGGAAGCTGGTGCACCAGGGCATGATCCTCGGTGAAAACGGCATCAAGATGGGCAAGCGCTTCCCGAAGTACGTGGTGAACCCCAGCGACATCGTGAACCAGTACGGCGCGGACACCCTGCGCCTGTACGAGATGTTCATGGGCCCGCTGGAAGTGAGCAAGCCCTGGAGCCCCCAGGGTGTGGAAGGCGCCCGCAAGTTCCTGAACCGCGTGTGGACGTTCTTCATGAACGAGGACAACATCACCACGGAGAACGACGGAACGCTGGACCGGGTATACCACCAGACCGTGAAGAAGGTCACCTCCGACTTTGAGAGCCTGGGCTTCAACACGGCGATCAGCCAGATGATGATCTTCGTGAACGCCTGCTACAAGGCCGGCAAGTGCCCGAAGGCGTATGCCGAAGGCTTTGTGAAGATGATCAGCCCCATCTGCCCGCACATCGGCGAGGAGATGTGGAGCCTGCTGGGCTACGAGGATACCATCGCCTACGAACCCTGGCCGGAATACAGCGAGGATATGATCCGCGAGGATACGATCCAGATCCCCGTGCAGGTGAACGGCAAGGTCCGCGCGACGGTGGAAATCGGCGTGGACGAGGAGCAGGCCAGCGTGCTGGAGAAGGCCCACGCGATGAAGAACGTCCAGGCGACCATCGCCGGCAAGACGATCGTCAAGGAAATCTACGTCAAGGGCCGCATCGTGAATATCGTTGTGAAATAA
- the radA gene encoding DNA repair protein RadA, whose amino-acid sequence MPKARTIFTCGACGYETPRWVGRCPGCGAWNTLEESVIAAAPEKAGGKIAANQRPGTGAKAMPLKDIPEDTALRCSTGISELDRVLGGGIVEGGLILIGGDPGIGKSTLLLQACDHLARDGKRVMYISGEESARQIKLRARRLGVESDLYVLAENALDAVEEKIRDIQPDVAVVDSIQTMYRPEMTSAPGSVSQIRECTSLIMRLCKETGTSVFLVGHVTKDGAIAGPRILEHMVDVVLYFEGDRQQDYRLLRAVKNRFGSVNELGVFRMTGTGMQIVDNPSEELLSHRAKGASGSVVFCGVEGSRPLLCDVQALTSPTFFGTPRRAVNGADGGRVALLLAVLEKRASQRTYNQDVYINVAGGLELSEPAADLALCVAVASSLKDKPVGPDIAVMGEVGLAGEVRTVPQCERRVSECARLGFSTLIVPRANAQRIHAPEGVKVIGVDTVAQALSIIF is encoded by the coding sequence ATGCCGAAGGCCAGGACGATTTTCACCTGCGGCGCGTGCGGATATGAAACGCCGCGCTGGGTCGGGCGCTGCCCGGGCTGCGGGGCGTGGAACACTCTGGAGGAAAGCGTGATTGCCGCCGCGCCGGAAAAAGCCGGCGGAAAAATCGCCGCCAACCAGCGCCCCGGCACCGGCGCGAAAGCCATGCCCCTGAAGGACATCCCCGAGGATACCGCCCTGCGGTGCAGCACCGGCATCAGTGAGCTGGACCGGGTACTGGGCGGCGGCATCGTCGAGGGCGGGCTGATCCTGATCGGCGGCGACCCGGGCATCGGAAAGAGCACCCTGCTGCTGCAGGCCTGCGACCACCTGGCCCGGGACGGGAAACGGGTGATGTACATCTCCGGCGAAGAATCCGCGCGGCAGATCAAGCTGCGCGCCCGGCGGCTGGGGGTGGAAAGCGACCTCTACGTGCTGGCGGAAAACGCACTGGACGCCGTGGAGGAAAAGATCCGGGATATCCAGCCGGACGTCGCCGTAGTTGATTCCATCCAGACCATGTACCGGCCGGAGATGACCTCCGCCCCCGGCAGCGTCAGCCAGATCCGCGAATGCACCAGCCTGATCATGCGCCTGTGCAAGGAAACCGGCACCAGCGTGTTCCTGGTCGGCCATGTGACCAAGGACGGCGCCATCGCCGGCCCGCGGATCCTGGAACATATGGTGGATGTTGTGCTATACTTTGAAGGCGACCGCCAGCAGGATTACCGCCTGCTGCGGGCCGTGAAGAACCGCTTCGGCTCCGTGAACGAGCTGGGCGTGTTCCGCATGACCGGTACGGGCATGCAGATTGTAGATAACCCGAGCGAGGAGCTGCTGAGCCACCGCGCCAAAGGCGCCAGCGGCAGCGTCGTATTCTGCGGCGTGGAAGGATCCCGGCCGCTGCTGTGCGACGTGCAGGCGCTGACCAGCCCGACGTTCTTCGGAACGCCCCGGCGGGCCGTGAACGGCGCGGACGGTGGGCGCGTGGCGCTGCTGCTGGCCGTGCTGGAAAAGCGCGCCTCCCAGCGGACGTACAACCAGGATGTATATATCAACGTGGCCGGCGGTCTGGAGCTGAGCGAGCCCGCGGCGGACCTCGCCCTGTGCGTGGCCGTGGCTTCCAGCCTGAAGGACAAACCCGTGGGGCCGGACATCGCCGTGATGGGCGAGGTCGGGCTGGCCGGGGAAGTCCGCACGGTACCCCAGTGCGAGCGGCGGGTTTCCGAATGCGCGCGGCTGGGCTTCTCCACACTGATCGTTCCGCGGGCCAACGCCCAGCGGATCCACGCGCCGGAAGGCGTGAAGGTGATCGGGGTGGATACCGTGGCGCAGGCACTCAGTATAATATTCTGA
- a CDS encoding acyltransferase, with protein MAGRRVRIPELDGLRVLMIFVVSWYHIWQQSWLQPWITVDFLNIQWSLDWLVRSGYVWVDGTVLLSVFLLYLPWAEAKRNGTPNPDTREFYWRRARRVIPGYWFIVLLHLFAVALPWNLYSQNGPFLVKDLVTHLTFTFTQFSDTYLMTNLGGGAWTLAILVQGYVLFPFIARCAQKRPVVTMGALALTAFAFRAWCLWGLTDFRMVVNQLINFLDVYALGILLATVYPALRDLCEKQEGKPKYIRQAAATVLFIASLWGLIRMLEVQSMTGSDLQRYQMIYRPVFALCFGGMTISAPFALLPLRKLLGNPVTRFLGVVSMNYYLIHQTVAVHLKRLNIPEALSDYPNQVGEQPWQTQYTLACFGVSLVLAILVTYLIEKPGGKLMDRIRAWRQKKTAPAVPEP; from the coding sequence ATGGCCGGCCGCAGGGTTCGGATCCCGGAGCTGGACGGGCTGCGGGTACTGATGATCTTCGTGGTCAGCTGGTACCATATCTGGCAGCAGAGCTGGCTGCAGCCGTGGATCACGGTGGATTTCCTGAACATCCAGTGGTCCCTGGACTGGCTGGTCCGGTCCGGGTATGTCTGGGTGGACGGCACCGTGCTGCTGAGCGTTTTCCTGCTGTACCTGCCCTGGGCAGAGGCAAAACGAAACGGAACGCCCAACCCGGATACCCGGGAGTTTTACTGGCGCCGGGCGCGGCGGGTGATTCCCGGATACTGGTTCATCGTGCTGCTGCACCTGTTCGCAGTGGCGCTGCCCTGGAACCTGTACAGCCAGAACGGGCCGTTCCTGGTGAAGGACCTGGTAACCCACCTAACGTTCACCTTCACACAGTTCAGCGATACCTACCTGATGACGAACCTTGGCGGCGGGGCCTGGACACTGGCGATCCTGGTGCAGGGCTACGTGCTGTTCCCGTTCATCGCGCGGTGCGCGCAGAAGCGGCCGGTGGTGACCATGGGCGCGCTGGCGCTGACCGCCTTCGCGTTCCGGGCCTGGTGCCTGTGGGGGCTGACCGATTTCCGGATGGTGGTCAACCAGCTGATCAACTTCCTGGACGTGTACGCGCTGGGCATCCTGCTGGCGACGGTGTATCCCGCGCTGCGGGACCTGTGCGAAAAGCAGGAGGGAAAACCGAAGTATATCCGGCAGGCGGCCGCGACGGTGCTGTTTATTGCCAGCCTGTGGGGACTCATCCGGATGCTGGAGGTGCAGTCCATGACGGGAAGCGACCTGCAGCGGTACCAGATGATCTACCGGCCGGTATTCGCGCTGTGCTTCGGGGGCATGACGATTTCCGCCCCGTTCGCGCTGCTTCCGCTGCGGAAACTACTGGGCAACCCGGTAACCCGGTTCCTGGGCGTGGTCTCCATGAACTACTACCTGATCCACCAGACTGTGGCCGTCCACCTGAAGCGGCTGAACATTCCCGAGGCGCTTTCGGATTACCCGAACCAGGTCGGGGAGCAGCCCTGGCAGACGCAGTACACCCTGGCCTGCTTCGGCGTTTCGCTGGTGCTGGCCATCCTGGTGACGTACCTCATCGAGAAGCCGGGCGGAAAACTGATGGACCGGATCCGGGCATGGCGGCAGAAAAAAACGGCTCCGGCCGTGCCGGAACCGTAA